TTTTAAAGGCAGCTTCATAAGCTGCCTCTAAATTCATCTACTTTTTCATCTGTCATGCCAAATGCGTATTTTATGGCTTGCACAATGCGCCTTGATGCATTGCCATCCCCATATGGATTTACTGCATTTGCCATCTTGTCGTATTCATTTTTGTCTGTAAGCAGAAGTTTTGCTTCACTGTACACTCTTTCAAAATCCGTCCCTATTATCTTTACAGTACCTGCTTTAACCGCTTCAGGCCTTTCTGTAACATCCCGTAAAACCAAGACAGGTTTCCCCAATGATGGCACTTCTTCCTGAAGTCCTCCTGAGTCTGTCATAACCATGTAACACCTTTTTAGAAGGTTGTGCATCTCGTCTGTATCGATTGGATTAAGCAACAAAACATTGTCAAGGTTGTCAAGGATGCTAAGTACCGTATCCCTTACGACGGGATTTTTGTGAACTGGGTATATGATGTACGTATCCTTAAAGTCAATGGCTATTTTTCTCAATGCATTACATATATTTTCTAATGGCAAACCCCAATTTTCTCTGCGATGTGCCGTAACAACGATGACTTTCTTGTTTCTGTAGTCAACCTCATTTAACCTGTCATCCCGAAAGATGTAATTTTCCTTTACAGTGTATTTCATGGCATCTATGACGGTATTGCCTGTAACAAATATGCTGCTTTCATCTACGCCTTCTTTTAAGAGATTCTCTTTTGCAGTCTGTGTCGGTGCAAAGTGCAAATCTGACAATACTCCTGTAAGCTTTCTATTCATCTCCTCAGGATACGGAAACCACTTATCGAAAGACCTTAACCCTGCCTCCACATGGCCTATCTTTATCTTTTTGTAAAAAGCCGACAAAGCAGCAACAAAAGTCGTAGTGGTATCGCCGTGAACCAAAATCAAATCAGGTTTTTCCTGCCCTAAGACATCGTCAAGCCCTCTTAAGACAGATGATGTTATGTCAGATAATGATTGGCTTTCTTTCATAACGTCAAGGTCATACTTAGGAATGACATTAAAAAGCCTCAGCACCTGATCAAGCATGTCCCGGTGCTGAGCTGTAACGCACACGACTGTCTCTATTCCATCGGCACACTGAAGCTCTTTTACAAGCGGTGCCATCTTAATAGCCTCAGGCCTTGTGCCGAAAATAGGCATTACTTTTAGCATGTCTTCAGCTCCTTATATTTACACATTCATGTTTTTAGCTTTGTGCCCATAAAGTCCCATCTTGTCTGCTCCCCACAAAACAGCTAAGATGGCAACAATCAATATGATGTAGCCTTTTGCACCATTTGTGGAGGATATAAGTATCGCGCTTAAACCTAAGAACAAACTTACACCATACATGACAAAAACTGCCTGTCTCTGCGAAAGGCCCAGCGCTAAAAGTCTATGGTGCAAATGCCCTTTGTCTGCCTCCATGATAGGCTTTTTATTGGCTAACCGCCTTATTATTGCAAATATCGTGTCAAACACCGGAACGCCTAACGCTAATATGGGAACTGCAATCGCAATGGCGGCAGCAGATTTTACTGCACCTTGGATAGATACCGCCGACAGGATGAAGCCTAAAAACATGGCGCCAGTATCTCCCATGAATATCTTAGCAGGATTGAAATTGTACGGCAAAAATCCCAGTGCCGCTCCAGTGACAGCAACAGTAATAAGTGCAGTAGCATACCGCCCATTTAGCAACGACACCACAAACAGTGAACCTGACGATATGGATGCTATGCCTGCAGCAAGTCCATCAAGACCATCAATAAGGTTCATGGCATTTGTAATACCTACGATCCAAAATATGCTAAGAGGGATGGCAAAAACGCCTATGTTTATCATGCCATCGCCAAATGGATTTGTAAGCCAATCGATCCTTACACCGCTTAGGACAACCACAAATGCTGCTAAAAGCTGTCCTAATAGCTTCACTTTAGCTTTTAATTCGTATTTATCGTCAAATATGCCTAAAACCACTATTATCGTGCTTCCGGCTATTATTCCAAGGTTAGTCTCTGATTTTGGTAAAAACAGAAGCATACTTAAAACTGTACCAAGGTATATGGCCAATCCGCCTATAAGCGGTACAGGCTTATTGTGAACACGTCTTTTATCCTTTGGTATGTCGATGGCTCCGATTTTATAAGCCAACTTCTTTGCCGCTGGTGTAGCCATAAGTGCAGCCACAAAAGCCACAACAAACGACAAAACGTATATTTTCATTTTAACACTCCCCTGAACTTATCATAATTATATAATATTCCACCAACGCCATTATTGTCAACTATTTATCGTCTTTCCATCTTCACAACTTCTACAGAAGCTTCCTTCA
The nucleotide sequence above comes from Thermoanaerobacterium sp. PSU-2. Encoded proteins:
- the wecB gene encoding UDP-N-acetylglucosamine 2-epimerase (non-hydrolyzing), producing the protein MLKVMPIFGTRPEAIKMAPLVKELQCADGIETVVCVTAQHRDMLDQVLRLFNVIPKYDLDVMKESQSLSDITSSVLRGLDDVLGQEKPDLILVHGDTTTTFVAALSAFYKKIKIGHVEAGLRSFDKWFPYPEEMNRKLTGVLSDLHFAPTQTAKENLLKEGVDESSIFVTGNTVIDAMKYTVKENYIFRDDRLNEVDYRNKKVIVVTAHRRENWGLPLENICNALRKIAIDFKDTYIIYPVHKNPVVRDTVLSILDNLDNVLLLNPIDTDEMHNLLKRCYMVMTDSGGLQEEVPSLGKPVLVLRDVTERPEAVKAGTVKIIGTDFERVYSEAKLLLTDKNEYDKMANAVNPYGDGNASRRIVQAIKYAFGMTDEKVDEFRGSL
- a CDS encoding MraY family glycosyltransferase, with the translated sequence MKIYVLSFVVAFVAALMATPAAKKLAYKIGAIDIPKDKRRVHNKPVPLIGGLAIYLGTVLSMLLFLPKSETNLGIIAGSTIIVVLGIFDDKYELKAKVKLLGQLLAAFVVVLSGVRIDWLTNPFGDGMINIGVFAIPLSIFWIVGITNAMNLIDGLDGLAAGIASISSGSLFVVSLLNGRYATALITVAVTGAALGFLPYNFNPAKIFMGDTGAMFLGFILSAVSIQGAVKSAAAIAIAVPILALGVPVFDTIFAIIRRLANKKPIMEADKGHLHHRLLALGLSQRQAVFVMYGVSLFLGLSAILISSTNGAKGYIILIVAILAVLWGADKMGLYGHKAKNMNV